The Brassica oleracea var. oleracea cultivar TO1000 chromosome C6, BOL, whole genome shotgun sequence genomic interval TTCTCATGTTTATTGTTTGGATATAAACATGTACAATAATATGATTTTACAACATAAGCGATAACTATGATGATCAACTATTTGGTGTAAGGTCAAAGAAAACTTTGAAGAGATCAATGATGCTGCTGTCCAGGACCAGGAGGTTTAGGTGATTTTTTACGACCTGGCGGCGACACACTCCCTGGGACATCAATTTTTAAACGTGCAGGTACTCCTTCCCCTTGATAATTGTAGAAAATAAAATGAATTGAATAACGAAATCTGTTTACGAGTGATAATAAAAATATATAGATGGGTATAGTTACTGTAGAGTTCGACAAGAAGGTCACTTACTGAGCAAGGTTCGCGCCATTGTTGTGTTGTTGAAGGCAGAGAGTAAGAGAAGAATCAAAGCGACTAATGATAAAGCCAAACGATTCATTATTTTCTTTTGGTTGAGGATTACTCCGAGAGAGGTAGTAGTGTTATAAGTTCACACAAATTGTATATACTATATATAGAGAAGGAGATCGGGATGGTCTATATAAACTTCAGGTTCGTTAAAGCCACGCCTTTGTTGTGTTTTACAAACGTGATACTCTTGGCTTTTATGAATCCCCACCTAATAATCTTCACGCGTAAGCGAAACTATTTCACAGGAACGCGATCCTTGACTAAACAAAGGTACTGCACTGTTTATTAAAGTCTATGGACTACTACAGTGGTGTGGTGGTACAAAACATAAACACACAAATTCGTAAGACTTTTGTTTTTCAAATTGTAACACTCAAACCAAATCTGAGAAAGCATATTTACAGACAAAGAAAAAACACAGCTTAAAGGTTGAACCCATCCATGATCATATCAAAAGCTTCTGTTGCCACAGGTAACACTTTTTCAATCCGATGAATTTCTGCCTTGAGACGACGACGAGAACAAGCTGCTAAACGGCCATGGGATCGAGAATGCGTTCCTATTACCATCATCGTTCTCTTCTTCTCCTTCGTGACGGTTTGCATCGCTGTTCTCAGTTCCCTGGCTGCTGCTGCTTGTAGCAGAAGAAGACTCATTAACTCCATTGTTGTCATGTGTTGCTGAATCAGTAGTCTTGGTATCATCTGCAGGTAACTGATACCGACAAACAGGGCATGAACTGTGGAGCTCAAGCCACGGGAGCAAGCAGTCAGCATGGAAGTTGTGCTTGCAGGGCATCTGTTTAGCTTCGGCCCCAACCTCAAAATCATCCAAACACACAGAACACTGCAGACTAGGCTCCTGGATTTTGACAGTAGCCAAAGACTCGACATCTTCTTTACGAGCTGGAGGTGTTCCATATCTGTTGGGATCATTCTCTGCTAGACGCTGGAGCAGCGCTTCGAATCCAGGACCGATGAAATAGTCGCTTAGAGAAGAACCATCAGGCATAGAATCCGTGACAAGAGAGCGTGGGACGGCGATAATTTGATGATGCGGACCGATGACGATCAAGCGTCCTCTCTCTCCATTTGAGGGATGGTTGTTATCATCATCATCAGCATCTCTGTTACTACTCTCAGGTTGGAATGCTCGAACACCATGAAGCAACTGCACAACGGAAACAGAAGAACGTCTTCCCCTTCTCCTAAGAATCTCTTGAAGCTGCGAATCCAAGTCTCTACCGTTTCCGGTTTCATTCTCAACAGACTCAGCAGTCTGGTTCCTTGTGGCAGAGTTGTTCATCATTTCCATCAAGATGGGAGCCCAGATAGAAGAAGTGGTTGTTGTTGCTCTCCGATCTGAAGAGTGTTGATCCTCATCCATCTCTTCAACAAAGCCGCTTCGACAAAAGGGGCATTTGATCTCGTCTTCCATCATCACCGCATTCACAGTTTGGGAACACATGTGGCACCAATAACTCGTTGCATTAGTAGCTTCTTCCATGGCCTCTATTCCTGTTCATAGTCACAAGATTACCATGAGCGAGAAGGAACATCAAACCCTAGAACAAGTCTCGATGAAAACCCGTTTCTCAAACTCACCAATTAATCTTAGAAAACAACTTTTTTTTTTTTTTTTTGTATTATTCACAAAGACGAAGAACAACAAATCAGGCTAGTCAGGGAGATTAAAATGACAAAAAAATAAATACTAACCAAACCGATAAATGCAAGAAAGAAAGTAAGCACCTTTTTCTTAAACTCCGAGTCTTCTTCAACAGAACAGCAGGTGAATCTCACAGAGACGAAACACAAAGACGAAGAACAACAAATCAGGCTAGTCAGGGAGATTAAAATGACAAAAAAATAAATACTAACCAAACCGATAAATGCAAGAAAGAAAGTAAGCACCTTTTTCTTAAACTCCGAGTCTTCTTCAACAGAACAGCAGGTGAATCTCACAGAGACGAAAGAAAATATAAGGAGCAATTTCTGATTATTTTGAAAATTAGAAGCAAGAAAACGAGAGACAAAGGGGTTTAAGTTCTGTGTGGAGGAGTGCTGATTCCAGATCCTTCTCGGTTTCTCTCTTTTTCTGCTGATTACGACATCATTTTTAAATCAGTCCGACTTTTTTCTCTAAAAAACTTATTAAAATCCATGACATTTTTGGGGTTTATTTAATACTTTAATATATGCTTTTTAGCTCGACTTTCTCTTGGGCTTTATCTTATTTATTCTATGGGCTTTTACACAGTGAGAATTCGAGAGTTTGTTGTAGAAAACCCGAACTATGGCAAAGTTCAATTTATGAAAACTCGATCAAGTCTCCAAAGCGCATCTAACATTTCCATATTCACCGGATTCAAAAATGTCCAAAACCTCACAACATCACATGGACCGGATTTCACACCATGTAATGTACTACAATGCAACAATCTCCCTCATATCACGTCTCCGCAACATGTAACTACAATCTTCATGCGTATGAACAATCCACAAGATTCGAGCTAGTTTTATAAGTATTTTTTTTTCTGTTCTCAAGATCATCTCCCTCTAAACTCATATCAAACACACAAGGACACCATATATCTTTATACTATCTCCATTGAAACCCAAAATAAAACAACAAAAGTAGCTCCATTTACAACACAAAAGATAAACCCGGAAAGAATCATCATGATGCATCAGGTAGATTCTTACACTATTCTAACCACGTATCCCCAAATAAATAAATGTTTTCATACAAAATAAATAATGAAAAAAAGCTTAAGTAGAAACGGTGCTTACTTGTCGTCAACGTATATAACCTTCTTGTCCTTTGTAAGAACACGCAGATTATTTCATGAATCTCTCTCACACTTACTTGCGCGCCTGCTTCAAATCCTAAGCCTCAGCTACTGCAAAGTAGACACTTGTTTGTTTAGAATTTGCTAAGATAGCACCACCTTTCTTGAATGGAGTTTTGCTCATAATGAAGACATCCCCGGCGGTTGCTTCAAACCTTTCTCTTCCTACACAGAATTGAAACGAGAATTGTCTTATTATGTGTGATACAACAGAAGTAAAGGCAACAGAAATAGGACAACGGAATAGGAACAAGAGACATAAAAAAAAAAATGTTGAATCAAGGGAGACTAACATCAATTGCATGCAATGATCTGGATATGGAAGACTTAATCTGAGAGGCTTCTGCTGCAGATGGTGATCCATTGTTCTCAGCTGAATAATGATTCACCTACAAAAGGACACCAAAAAAAAAAGAAGAATTGGATTGACTGAGTGACTTCTTCAATGCTCACCATTATTATCACTATGTAGTGTGTGTGTGTGTGATGTATATCTTAAAACTGGAAGTTATTCATTACTAAGCGATCTTGCTCTTTGTTTGCATCTACCATAGAAGGAAAAAGAGCTAAAGGAAGAGAAGAATCATCCCAGACCCAGTATAAAGCATTGCATCCACTACTACTACAGCTAAGACCATATACAAAAACTCAAAACAGACAACAAAAGCGGTAAGCTTGACAAACAAGAGTCACCTGTGTTGCGTTGGGTGAACTCAAATTGGATTGGGCCTCTTCAAAAAGAGAGGCGTAGTAGGCAGGGTCGTAGATAGAACCTCCCAAGATTTCTTCGGCACCTGAACGCTGCCTGTCTATAGCAGGAGTTGGCGGGTTCAAGAAGCTGTTCCGCAAATCAGAATCCGTTTCACGGGGGAGTGAAGTGTCGACAATAGAAGCACCAAGCCTATAAATCTGAAACCACAAGAGAGAGGAAGAGAGCCTCACAAAGAAGCCAATCATCTCCATGGCCATGGTCAGCTTCACTGAAAATATGAAGAAGGCCCCATACGTCTCAGCTGAAATGCTCCTGCTTCATCAACCAAAAGGCATGATTTGAACAGAACAATAACGTCTCCAAAGGGTAAAAGCATAGATCACAGAGGATTCACCATCATACCAAATCTCTTGGGTGAAGAGGATGAACCATGAGATATCGAGAAGAAGAGCGCACAAGAGGAGAACAGCGTAGGTGCGGCCGAGGCTTTGGCTATTGCTCTCGATTGCCACAAGCGCAAACAACGCGATCACCAAGTTAATCAGCAAAACTCCATTGTATAAGGCCCCTAGTGATCCAATCAGAGCGCAGCCAATCTGGATAACAGTCTCGGATCGATGAACCCTAGATAGAGACCCAATCAAAACAGATTTGAAGAGAGAGGGGTGACCTGAGCGTAGATTAGGATGACGGCGAGAGATTGGAGTTTAACATAGTCGCGAAGCCAAGGCTGTATTCGATCTCGCAAAGAACCACAAAGCATCATCAATCAATCTCGCCCCTTCATAAATAAATATCTACGACGCTTCTTATGTCGATAAGAGTTTTGTGTTGGCGGGATCACATCGAATCGAAGATGATCAAATCATTCTCTCCCGAGAAATTACAATTTCTCTTAGTAACCAAATCTGTATCTCTTAAAATGAAATTAAATCAAATCAAAATAAGGACTGGAATAACTCCTCTGCTCTCACTAGGCCCACTTTCAGTTTGTTTATAATTCTCTAAATCGAAAAAACAATTCTCTCCCATAACTATTTTAAATTTTTTATCGCAAAAATTAAAATAGTTTATTTTTATTTTAAATTTTTTTAATATTTATTTTTTTTATTTTTTTAAAATTTGTAACCTTATTCTCAAAATTCCACACTTAACTTTAAACCCTAAGTTAACCCTAAGATATAAATATATTTTTGCCTTTTAATAAAAAATTTTTAGTCATTTTTCATTTAAGGCTATTTCTATAGGGAAATTTTCATGTTTATTACATTCATGTTTACCACCAATAAATAGATATTTTAAAAAATATATTTTTTATTAAATGGCAAAACACTCTTTTACCCTTGTTATTTAAATAAAAAAAATTATGTTTTCGAATTATATTTTTTCAACTTTAAATTTTTTTATAATTTTTTTTGAAAATCAAAAATTATATTTGAAACTATTTTTTTTTTAAAAAAATCATATTTTTGAAACTATTTATTTATATATTTATGGGGAAATTTCAATTATATTAGAAGTTTGATACCGCTTTTCAATTTCAATTCTCAGAGAAGTTTTTTGGAAGACCAAACCGTTTGTGCAGCCTATGTTTGTGATGGGAGTGGAAGGCTTCACCGATTCGGAAATCAACGGTCACGACAACGGCATAGAGGCAAGGTCGAATAACGCTTTCCAATTTCAAAGGCTATGTCGTTGACAAAATGGGATGCTTGTCAGATTCGTTTTGTGATAGTCGCCAGAACGCCGGAACAAGTATCTCTGAATCTGAAGTAACTTTTTTGTGTTTGGATTCCACTGTTCATTCTATTTTACTTTCAATTCGTTTGTTTTATCTGATTTCAAATGGAATAGCTTTGAGAAATCTGAATTTGAAGTAATTTTCTGTTCCTCGTCTGATTTGCTATTTGTAAACACATTAAACCGAAAGTGTGTGGCTTTGTGTTTGGCATGTTGTTTCCATTCTATGCTAATTTCAAGTAGTTTATGTTACTCCCGAGTAACATGGATAAGTGTGAAGAGTGCATGTTCATACTATTACTATTTTGTGTGTATTCTTGTGAGCTGAATAGAATATCAACCAAAAAACTAAATAGAATATTGTGCATTGTATTACTATTTCAAGTAGTCTATGTTACCCTTCTATGATTAAATTCACATCACTTTTCATAATCAACCAAAATGCCATATTTAATTAGTTAAAAAAATAAAAAAAATAAATGGCAGAAAAAACGATACCGACGTTAACGCCGTCTGTAAAATCCGAAACTCTAAAAATCTAAACTAAATTGATTCATATAGGAAATAAATTTTAGTAACATGAGCCATCTCTAGGCCATGTACAATAACACATTCAGATACATTCTCTAAAATAGTAAAAAAAAAATTCAAAATAATTTATTTCTAAAAAAACTCAAAAGAATTTGGTAAAAAAAAATTCTTCTTGGTTATCGAATGATTTTTTTTCACATGACTTGGATTGCTTTCATCTCTTTCACATTTAAAGGATAACATCTGTCCATCGACTTTACTCAAGATAGTCTCACGGCCTACAAGATTTGGTATGAGAGAAATAAAAGGCTCCGCAATAACATCTCATCCATTTCTCAGACTACCTTCAAATAGGTCGACGGACTAATCCGTGACACCAATCTTGGCAAAGAGGAATATCACAAGAAGTTTAGAAATTTAATGCAAACTTGACTCAAGTATGAGTGAGGAGGCACTGATCTTGTATTAAATTCATTAGGCTATCTCTGTTGTTTTATTTTTGGCTAAAAACGGCTTCTCGTTTTTTCCTCTTGTAGCTCAGCTCTATCGGCATTCTCCTATTGATAATGAAATTCAAATACTCATCAAAAATGGTGAACAAAAAATAGTGGAGCCGTAGATGTCAAAAGTCGAAACCGATTATTCTCAGTATGGACGATAGGAAGAGCGTAACGGGAGGACCTAAGAGCATCTACAAAAAGTCTTTGTATTTTAAAATTTCCAAAATTTTATATTCGAAGTTTCAAAATATTTTTCTCCAAAAGCAAAACTTCAAATTTAATTTCAAAATTATTTGTAGTTTACACTAGAATCCTTATATTTGTCATAATTAATGTAAATCCATAAACTTTTTTAAAAATAATTAGCACATATATAAATATATTAAAAAATATTAATTAATACAATTTTGCACTAAAATATAAAATTATAAATAGAAATACATAATTAAATGTTAAACCGCAAGCAAAATACCACATTATTTCAGAAAATTATTTCTGTAATATTTCATCTTCGGTTACACAAAATTTGTTTGGAAAATCATTTGGAGGTTCCGGAGAAATTTTACAAGACTATTAGTTTTGTTGTAATATTTAAATTTGTATAACAATTATGTTTTAATGTATCTTTTTATAAGTTTTTTTTTAAGTTTATTTTGTAATATTCTTGTTGTCTAATTCTAGTTCTAAAATATTATAAATCTTATTTTAAAATATTTATTTATTTTATGTGTAAAACATGAATTTTTAAAAACAATCTTGAAATATTTATGAGATATACATTTTTAAGGATTAAAACAATAAACGAAAAATACTTAAGAATCATAAATATGACGTACAATTAATTTTAAAGACCAAAATGCAAATAAAAAAATAAAACTTTAAATTTGAAGGTTTGAGTAGTGAAACTTCAAAAGTTCAAATACTCACTTTTCAAAACTCCAAATTTGAACTTTTGAAGTTCTCTTTTAGAAAGCAAAAAAAAATTCTATATTTGAAGTTATAGAATAGTTTTTTTGGAAATGCTGTAAAGAAACGAAACAAAAACAAGGAAAATGTATTCGGTGACAATATAAATGCTTTTAGCAAAAAAAAAAAAAGACACTATAAAAACGCGATTTAACAATTGAAGAAATGGTTTTTTTCTTTCAAATATGACATAAAATTTCAAGTCAAACACAAAAATAACCTATGTTTTTTTTGAAACTTTTTTTCTCTATTCACCCTAAAAGTTTCACGTAAATGCGATTATTATTATTATTTTTTTTTCAAAAATGAGTTTTTTACCTTATCATCCTCATATTCACCAAATATTTAAAATATTGACATTGTCATCAATACACTGACCACCATGAACAACCAATTTGAAGCTTTTAATGCACCAAAGTTTCAATTTTTACTCTTCATATCTCATTACTTATGCACACAAATCATATCTCTTTCACTCTCTTTTCAAATTCATTCAAAAAACCAAGATTTGACTCCAAGTTTTGTAAGGTTCATAGAGACATTGAAGCTCATGATTTATGGTCATTAACGACTTGGTAGCTTTTGTAGTGAAGTTTTAGGTGCTTAGAGAAGCTAAGAAAGTCATCTCACAGGTTCAAAGTATGAAATCATTTTTTTTTCTCAAATCTGTTCGCGAAGACTTTCAGAAGACTTCGGGAAGACTTTCAGAAGACTTTACTAGATGTGTTCTCCATCAAGAAGACTTCTCTAGAAGTTTTCTAACTTTCTTTATTACGAAAAAAACTGAAAATCCCACAAAAGACTGTCTTCTCAGATAAACATGTTAGTTTTGCAATTGACCAAAATTTGTCAGAAATTTGACTTTTTATAGAAGACTTTTCGGGAAATCTTCTCGGGGAAAATTTCTATAGAAGTCTTCTGAAAGTTTTCTCGAAGTCTTCTCACTGTCGTAAGAAGTCTGCGTGGGTTACTTTTGCAATTGAAAACTAATAGTAAAACATTTAATATTAATGAGAAGACTTCTCAAATGTTATTCCGAGTTTTGGTCAAACATTTGGTTACGAGAGAATTCTAGAAAAAACTTCTCTGGAAAAGTCAAATATAGTCAATTGCAAAAGTATCTCAGGTAGACTTCTTACGACATTGAGAAGACATTCAGAAGACGTCTATAGAAGTCTTTCCCGAGAAGTCTTCTATAAAAAGTCAAATTTTTTACAAACTTCAGTCAATTGCAAAACCAACTTGTTTATCTGAAAAAACTTCTCGAGAAGTCTTCTCTGGCATTTTCGAGAATTTTTCAAATTCAAAAGTAAGCCAATATTTACAAAAAAGTCTTCTCAAGATGTCTTCTGTAGAGTAGACTTCCTAATAAGTATTCCTTCGTAAATTTGCAATTGCAAAAATGACCTAAATAGAAGACTTCTACGTCAATGTTTAATAAACTTTCATTTTCTCTACAGTTAAAATAAATTTTTAATATTTTCTTATTAATTCATGTGTATTAGTTAGTATTGGGGCTTCTGGATGAAATTCATAACTTATTTGGTGATAATTATGAGATTTCAAATATTTATGTTTAGTAATTTTTCTGGCTAATCCGAGAAGACTTCTAAGAGAAGACTTCTACATTAGATTTTCTAGAGTGTTAAGTAACCTCAAGGTATGTTTTTAACTTTCAAAAGTGTTAAGTAACTTCAAGAATATCAAGTCATGTGGTTTAATGTGTCTTTTTAGATAATAAGATATACTTTTTAACTTACATGAGATTTAAAATTTCAACTTTCACTTAAAATTCAAATTTGATCTTTTGTGAATTTGACAAAGTTTTCTTGTGAAGTCTTCTCTCTTAGTTTTACTAAATTTGACTAAGTTTTTGTGTTTTTATTTTTTGTTATGAGTGGGTAGAATGGTTAAAAAAAAATCTTGGTATGTTGTATCAATAACTTCAATAATGTCAAGTACTTTTGGCAAAACATGAACATATTTACCAAATTCTTTTGATTAATATCTCTTGAAGTTTACAAAAGAATTCACAACTAAAATAGTACACATACAAATCATAAAACATGGTATAAACAAAACTATTATACAGTGAGTTAAATATCATTCCTCAACATAGATAAGTTTGGATTCCAGTTGACATCATTCTTTTGTACCACTTTGGGCAGAAGACTTCGGAAGACTCTGTGGGAAGTCTTCTACCAT includes:
- the LOC106300633 gene encoding E3 ubiquitin-protein ligase RING1-like isoform X2 codes for the protein MCSQTVNAVMMEDEIKCPFCRSGFVEEMDEDQHSSDRRATTTTSSIWAPILMEMMNNSATRNQTAESVENETGNGRDLDSQLQEILRRRGRRSSVSVVQLLHGVRAFQPESSNRDADDDDNNHPSNGERGRLIVIGPHHQIIAVPRSLVTDSMPDGSSLSDYFIGPGFEALLQRLAENDPNRYGTPPARKEDVESLATVKIQEPSLQCSVCLDDFEVGAEAKQMPCKHNFHADCLLPWLELHSSCPVCRYQLPADDTKTTDSATHDNNGVNESSSATSSSSQGTENSDANRHEGEEENDDGNRNAFSIPWPFSSLFSSSSQGRNSSD
- the LOC106300633 gene encoding E3 ubiquitin-protein ligase RING1-like isoform X1 encodes the protein MEEATNATSYWCHMCSQTVNAVMMEDEIKCPFCRSGFVEEMDEDQHSSDRRATTTTSSIWAPILMEMMNNSATRNQTAESVENETGNGRDLDSQLQEILRRRGRRSSVSVVQLLHGVRAFQPESSNRDADDDDNNHPSNGERGRLIVIGPHHQIIAVPRSLVTDSMPDGSSLSDYFIGPGFEALLQRLAENDPNRYGTPPARKEDVESLATVKIQEPSLQCSVCLDDFEVGAEAKQMPCKHNFHADCLLPWLELHSSCPVCRYQLPADDTKTTDSATHDNNGVNESSSATSSSSQGTENSDANRHEGEEENDDGNRNAFSIPWPFSSLFSSSSQGRNSSD
- the LOC106300634 gene encoding uncharacterized protein LOC106300634 isoform X1, with product MMLCGSLRDRIQPWLRDYVKLQSLAVILIYAQIGCALIGSLGALYNGVLLINLVIALFALVAIESNSQSLGRTYAVLLLCALLLDISWFILFTQEICRSISAETYGAFFIFSVKLTMAMEMIGFFVRLSSSLLWFQIYRLGASIVDTSLPRETDSDLRNSFLNPPTPAIDRQRSGAEEILGGSIYDPAYYASLFEEAQSNLSSPNATQVNHYSAENNGSPSAAEASQIKSSISRSLHAIDEEKGLKQPPGMSSL
- the LOC106300634 gene encoding uncharacterized protein LOC106300634 isoform X2, coding for MMLCGSLRDRIQPWLRDYVKLQSLAVILIYAQIGCALIGSLGALYNGVLLINLVIALFALVAIESNSQSLGRTYAVLLLCALLLDISWFILFTQEIWSISAETYGAFFIFSVKLTMAMEMIGFFVRLSSSLLWFQIYRLGASIVDTSLPRETDSDLRNSFLNPPTPAIDRQRSGAEEILGGSIYDPAYYASLFEEAQSNLSSPNATQVNHYSAENNGSPSAAEASQIKSSISRSLHAIDEEKGLKQPPGMSSL